The following is a genomic window from Spirochaetota bacterium.
CAGCTCCTCGCAGCAATCCTTTTTAATCACGATGGGATTCTCGTAGCGAAAGCCGATATTTTCCTCCGGGCATGCGTACTGCATGGCGCAGATAAGCAGCTCGTTCTCGCGGTAGACGTGATCGGGGTTGGTCCAGTAGGGGATGGGTCCGTCGTTGAGCCCTATCCTCCACTCGTCCCCCATGAGGCCTATGCCGTGCTCGAAGCCGGGCACCATGTAATCCGCGAAACCGCGCTGTTCGGCGAATGCCATCATCTCCTCGGCAAGCGTCGAGGGCGTGATTCCCGCGCGGTACGCAGCGAGGGTTTTCGTCACGATGTCGATGAAGTTATCCGCGTGCCAGCGCTGCCTGTCACTCACCGGGGCTATGAGGTAATTGTGCGAATGATCGCCCAGCCCCAGCATGAACATGGCATGTATGTCGATCATGAGCGGCTCTCCCGCCTGGATAACCCGTCTCGTTGGGGGGGTGCATGCTCCCGCGGCGAGTCCCGTGCGGTACCCGCTCGCGATCTCGTTACCGCCGGTGAAAGACCATTCCCATTCACTGCCGGCGCGACGCATGGCGAGCGCTGCGATGCCCGCGATCTCGGTTTCGGTGAGCCCCTTGTAGCCGCCGTCGCGC
Proteins encoded in this region:
- a CDS encoding aminopeptidase P family protein translates to MTSKMENKGPYFIDFAQRIKNIQAEMQKADIDVFLGSRLRTLSWTLDVFCPWRSFVVIPARGLPTAFTFVIDAARIADESWLDEECFRGFLPMGGQDQIELIADTIKESMKNGRGRVGIESGMSNYLPEGFLTHYEYERYRDALEGCELVNAHTLIDRLALIKDEGTINRFREASRIVDEGHKAVYEALRDGGYKGLTETEIAGIAALAMRRAGSEWEWSFTGGNEIASGYRTGLAAGACTPPTRRVIQAGEPLMIDIHAMFMLGLGDHSHNYLIAPVSDRQRWHADNFIDIVTKTLAAYRAGITPSTLAEEMMAFAEQRGFADYMVPGFEHGIGLMGDEWRIGLNDGPIPYWTNPDHVYRENELLICAMQYACPEENIGFRYENPIVIKKDCCEELSKFRLTVDEIR